The following coding sequences lie in one Scatophagus argus isolate fScaArg1 chromosome 9, fScaArg1.pri, whole genome shotgun sequence genomic window:
- the LOC124064177 gene encoding transmembrane protein 200B — protein sequence MTATSPACSPASSHSTQSSRVCLPECHRHFRKGSALQTKLHLRSAPGVWLMLGVVVVLVGMGVAVAGYVSAAPKPVGGRGSTHVDRMKLAGPVVMGVGLFIFICAATLLYENRDLEVLRRDTPDDLEDLKGGSGWEDSQEQPSFSCQEQWECKDGEQGCWATSAHTLPLSNQNCAPPPLPLPSPRRDRHSVSSRPSPVPPSDAGGGDKDEPKEEDKEGRSTLLARVLHHQEPTPQPPSPCPSISHSSVYSDSCNSSEVNFNIRTVSPLPPQQ from the coding sequence ATGACAGCAACCAGCCCTGCCTGCAGCCCCGCTTCCTCCCACTCTACCCAGTCATCACGCGTTTGCCTCCCAGAATGCCACAGACACTTCAGGAAAGGCAGTGCTCTCCAAACCAAACTGCACCTGCGCTCTGCCCCAGGTGTGTGGTTAATGCTGGGCGTAGTGGTGGTTTTGGTGGGGATGGGTGTTGCTGTGGCGGGCTACGTATCCGCAGCACCGAAGCCTGTGGGCGGCCGAGGCAGCACACATGTTGACAGGATGAAGCTGGCCGGACCCGTGGTCATGGGAGTGGGTTTGTTCATCTTCATCTGCGCCGCCACGCTGCTGTACGAGAACCGGGACCTGGAGGTCCTCAGACGAGACACACCTGACGACCTTGAGGATCTGAAAGGAGGAAGCGGCTGGGAGGACTCGCAGGAGCAGCCCAGCTTCAGCTGTCAGGAGCAGTGGGAATGTAAAGACGGAGAGCAGGGATGCTGGGCCACTTCGGCCCACACACTCCCCCTCTCAAACCAGAactgtgctcctcctcctcttcctcttccttctcctcgCAGGGACAGACACAGCGTCAGCAGTAGACCATCACCAGTGCCTCCCTCGGATGCAGGAGGTGGAGATAAAGATGAGCCtaaggaggaggacaaggagggaAGATCAACCCTGCTGGCCCGAGTTCTGCACCACCAGGAGCCgactcctcagcctccctcccCCTGCCCGTCCATTTCGCATTCCTCCGTCTACTCAGACTCTTGCAACTCTAGCGAAGTCAACTTCAACATAAGGACAGTCTCTCCCCTGCCACCTCAACaatga